AGTGAGGACGCTTGCTCGTGGTTATGAAATAATCATGGGGCTGCTTTTATTCACACCTGTTGCATTCTTGGCTTGGTTTCCATTTGTTTCGGAGTTCCAAACACGCATGTTGTTCAACCAAGCATTTAGCAGGGGTCTGCAGATTTCTCGTATTCTTGGTGGACCGCGGAAAGACCGATCCTCCAAAAACAAAGAGTAGTGGACCACAAAGACAGCTTATTATCAGTGTAAAAATTTTCATACATCTCTAGTAGTTCTTTCCCATCACATAAAAGACGATTGGGGTGTATATATGTGTttatattgtaaatattattatactgTTAGGCTGTTAAAACAGTATAAAAGTTTGTTTGGTAGTTGGAACATCGTAAAACGGAAGGAATATTATGTGTCCTGTAATTAGAGTCCTGTTAGAACCATAAGGCCTCGCCAGTGGTATGAGAGTGTTAGTCTTTATTCTTCCAGTGATGGATGTAAATAGTATGATACTAGTAAATTTTCAAATCTTACGGGATACATGCTTTCTTGTACTTGGTTTCTTTGAATTGAACTGAAAGGAATGCTAAATGAAAGTTCAGAGCAGGAAACAATGAGCCCATTTTCTAAAgctgaatttgcaaattttccGAGTGCCCGACGATTAAgctatttatttgaaaatcataAACTTTTAACAGAAGACAGCAGGGAATACGCACAAAGAACTATGTGAAGAATATCAGAAAAGAGCTGAAGCTGCAGCCTCCAAGCATTCATCAGCATTCAGGAATTGTACATGCTAGATCAGTACCATAATCGCACTCAGGACAGTAGTAAATCCAGTAGCCCTGCGAGACTTTTTTCCTGCAAGCATCACAGGTGAATGACGTGGAACCCCTCTCCATTAAGGAAGAATAGAAGAGGGTAAGTGGGTGACTGTGATCTACATGCTTGATGTTCTTCGGCAAGAAAGCGCATCCGACATGGAGGTTGAACCGGCAAACTGCGCAATGATATGCAAAAGCAGTGCCGTAGTCCCCGCAGGCATTACAGGTGAACTTGGAATCATCCTGAGGTGGGGAAGGGAGAAGGGTGAGCAAGTGTTCAGAGTGAGAATCGTGTTGGAGTTCTTTCGGCAGTTCAAAGCAAGACTTGTGGAGAAGAAAAACACATTTGGACTTGCTGCATTTGTAAGCTGAACCTGAAAGATCAAGCTCACATCCAAAGCATATAATTTCCTCATCCTCTTTCACATCAGCTGGACGTAGGGGATGGGAATGGCTGAAATGCTTTACGCATGGACGCAGGGAAAGAGAATTCCTGATGTATGGTGCTGCCATCTCCCTCTTTTTCTGTCAAAAGGGATTTCTTTAGAACATACTTGTTTTGCATAGTTATATATAATGCTTCATGGAAGGGTAGTAAGCTAACTAAGCTTTCTTTATTTGCGGATCTCTAGGTCGCATATAATGATGGCTTGAAGTTTACATGaaagttatttaatataatttagtcACCTTTTAGGGTAGGCAATTGAAGCTTACCCTTTTTGTtgcaattcttttttataacattttaaaaGCAGACTGAGTTGACTTATTTTCCTTCAATTCTACTTATTTCCCTAAAGTTATGGCATAACAGTTAAGGATTGAAAAACTGTGGGGgaaactaatttctttttagtgtttgttattttttataggaaATTAAAGTTGAAGTCATAACTCATGAGATTTTGATagaattttgttgttttttttaaacaagttaaagataagaatttaaattgttataaaattaaatacaagataaataaattttaaaagagttTCTATTAAAGTTGAAATgttgtaaaataaagaataataataaaaaagagtaaagaaagaagagagaaaagagggTAGAAAAGAGAATAATTTTTGTACATATATGTGTGTACTATCTATTAATTGTAATATCTATTTATAGGAGTGAAGGATTAATGAGATAAGTTCTATTTacataagaaaatttatctatACATATAATGATAGACATCCAATATAATtcaaatactttaatattatcatgATACTCCCATTGAATGTCTACTACAATGAATATgcatctttaaaattttactaagaAAAATCCCGTGGAAGAATcttagtaaagaaaaaaagagtatattattcatataaaaatttgCACCATAACACTGTCCTATTAAATACCTTGttagaaaaattgaataagaCAAAACCTaaactaagaaaaaaagagtacAATGCATCAAGTTTTCCTCTCATAAAAACATGACTTCTAGCAAAGATCTTTTAGTCAGCGCATGCCAATTTTATTCACCAACTTTTCAAATGTTGTTACAAGTAGTGCTTTTGTAAACAAAtctatcaaattattaatagatCGAACTTGATGAACATCTAAGACTCTTTGCTTTTAAAGCTCATGTGTGAAAAAGAACTTTGCTGAAATATGCCTGATTTTATCTCCTTTAATATATTCTCATTTGAGTTGTGCAACACAAGCAGTATTCTCTTCATATAGCACTGTtggatttttttatcaaatgggAGATCACATATTTTTTTGGTATATTGTATTATAGATCTCAACCATATCATTCTCTACTAACCTCGTGCATTACCAATATTTCAGCATGATTAAATGATGTGGCAATTAGAGTTTTCGTAGTAGAACGCCAAGCTATAGGAGTGCTACCATATGTAAATAAGTAACATGTTTGTGATTGAGCTTTATATGGGTATGATAAATACCCAACATCTGCATATCAAATTAGTTATGACTTCGAGTCTTGTAGATAAAAGAAACCCATATATGATATAACACGTAAAGAACGGAAACTTGTTTCACactattctaatattttcGAGTTGGTGATAAACTATATCTTACTAgcaaatttatagaaaatactATAATAGGTCTTGTACAATTAGCAAGATATATTAATGCTCTAATAGTACTAAGATATGGTACTTTTGGACCAGGTATTTCTTCACCATCTTTCTGAGAACGAAAATGGTTCTTTTTCACATTCAGATGTCTAACAATCATGGGAGAATTCATTATATGTGATTTATCCATATTAAATctcttcaaaataaatgttaactttttaatatctctTCAAATAATGGTTAACATTTTAATATCTCTTCAAATAATGGTTaacattttaatatcttttcaatataagttgattaataaataaaaatctcttcAAATAAATGTTCGATCTGTAGGCTGAGATAAAATTTTGTTCGTCTCaaatctttcattttaaatttatttttttaaattagttacTATTTTTGTCAACTCTTCAGGAGTTCTAATGATGTTTAATCCATTAATATAAACCACAATTATAGCAAAActagaatttattttctttatgtaaACACGTGGACAAATTGCACTGTTAGGATATCCTTCCTTCAAAAGATATCCATTAAATCGGTTATTCTATATTCGTCCAGATTGTTTTAATCGatacaaatatttttgtaGCTTAATTGAATACATTTATGAAGTTTTGAGCTACATGCTTCAGTCATTTTTAGTCCTTCAGGaactttcatataaatttcattatCAAGTGATCGATATAAATAAGCTGTAACGACATCCATAAGATGCTTATGAAATCTTTCTAAACTTGTCagactaattaaaaatttaaatgtaattGCATCTACAAATGTAAAATAAGTTTCTACATAATCGATGTCAAGTCTTTGCGAGAATCCTTATGCTACAAGTCGTGCTTTGTATCTcacaatttcatttttctcgttgcttttacatataaaaactcatttatagCCTACTGgcttaatatttttaggtGTTAAAACAATAGGTTCAAAGACTTTGTGCTTTTCTAATGAGTTTAATTCTGATTGGAGTGCATCTTTCCATTTAGGctaatcatttcttttttgacaTTTAATGACAGACTTAGATTCAAAGTCctcattttctttgcaatatcAACTACTACTGCATATGCAATTATATTGTCGACAATAGTTTCACTTTGGTCCCATCTCTTTTCTGAAACGACATAATTGATTATATCTAGTTGTTTTCATCATCTTCAGGCACTTGAACCTCTTACAGGTTACTTGTTCATCTATGTCTTCTATTATAGGCTTTTCAGAAATATCAATTTTGAAATTGTCaccttaatttattttgttctcttttctttcataGATTTTTGTCCTTGAAACTAGGTGGCCTACCATGTTTCTAGTGTATCATGAACGTATTTGctataatattaacatatttttctattaggACAACAATTCTAATTGGAGAACTTTCATTTGGTATATGAGATTTAGTAACTCTTTCTAGATCACAAAATGCATTTGATAATTGGCTTGCTATACTTTGCAAATGAATGATCCTTTAAACTTCTAATTTACATTGTTTTGAATAAGGATCAAGATAATTTAATGATGGCTCAttccaaataatttatttctctaagtgCTTGTTCTCTCCCccaacttaaaaaataaagtcttATTAAAATGACACTCATTAAATCTCATAGTAAAGACATCTTCCGTTAATGGcttaagatatttaattatagatggAGATTCATATACAATGTATATTTCCAATCTCCTATGAGGTCCTATTTTTATGCAATGTGGGGGTCAATTGGGATATAAACAACACATTCAAAAGTTCTAATatggaaaatatttgattgctGGCTAGAAATCAACTGTAATGgtgaaaatttatgataacTAGTTGGCCTGATGCAAATGCGAAATTTTAGGAAGAACAATACATTTTCTATAAAGAAATATGTTCCTCTAAGTagtgatatattttctctttcggagccttcaattttttttttacttccatatattatattaatagaagTCTATAGGCATTTATATAGTCATTTTCGATCAAATGATCAAGTTTTTTCTTCAAGATTCTCAAGAGAATCTGACGCATCTGAATATATTTGTTGTAGAATAATCTagaatattatagaatatggagtaattaatagaagatagagtataattaattaaagataattctagagattagaatattctagaataaaaactccaattgtatatatatatatacttccaTGATCAATAGACAACATAacaatttcagatttattttctacttttacatggtatcagagcctaatCTGATTATCTGATCCTCCTTTGCTTCAGATTGCCCAAGTGAGCAAtcatttgttaaaaataattttctgcCCTAGTGAGCAGCACTGTGAGATTCTTGTGGcgtttctttctttgttgcCTGTGTCTTTGTTATTTAGACACTGCTATTATCCATTTTGTTCTCTGCTGCCTACTATTGTAATCATGAGTGGTACCAAATCAGTTTCTTTCACTACTGATATCATTCCGGCAATCACGAAAATTACggatcaaaaattaaattggtcCAATTTTCGTGGATGGAGCAAGACTGTACGTGTGTATTTACGAAGCATCAACAAGGCTTATCACCTAACAGATAATCCTCCGGATGACAATACCAAGGAAGCTTGGTTAACAGATGATGCCCGCATATTCTTACAGCTGAGGAACTCAATTGACGGTGAAATACTTCCTCTCATTGATCACTGTGAGTATGTTAAGGAATTAATGGATTATCTGGATTTTATGTATTCAGGTAAAGGCAATACCTCTCGTATTTATGATGTGTGCCGGAGCTTTCATCGTACTGAACAGCAAGATCAATCTCTCACTGCTTATTTTATGAACTTTAAGCGTACTTATGAGGAGCTTAATGTTTTATTGCCCTTTAGTCCTGACGTGACAGTCCAACAGGCTCAACGAGAACAAATAGCTGTAATGAGTTTTCTTGCTGGTCTTCGTCCTGAATTTGAGTCGGTAAAATCTCAAATTCTTTCCAGTCCCCAAATTCCAACGTTGCAGGAGACTTTTAGTAGGGTTGTCCACAATGAATCAACCCCATTAGTTGCTCCATCTCAGCTGACTAATGCCCTCATCAGTCGAAATATTGATTCTGGGCGATTCAGCAGGAACATTAATAAAGGAGGAAGTTCAAGTAATCGGGTTCCAGAACAAGGGGGAGTTGTCTGCTACTATTGTCATGAGCCCGGACACACAAAACGAACTTGCAAGAAATTGCAAAATAGGCTTCAAAGAAATCCGTATGTGCATATTGCAGCTACTACAACTCCTTCTCCTCAACCAACTGATAAGACAATCATGGTTTCTGCAGATGAATATGCTAAATTCTCTCAATATCAAGAGATATTAAGGTCTCCCTCGCAGCTTATTACtgctataataataataataataataataataataataataataataataataatttactatctgaaattttttattcattattattgataaaataaactttaattattgttaaaatcataaaaaagttTAGCATAGTcaatatttatctaaattccactttcttttttattagattgatttatgtattatatttataaaactactaactaaattattaaatttaaaactataaacactttcaatattatattatttttataaataggaGAATccatttattaataataaaaatattttctctttttataagctaataataaataaatttatcatagTGAAAGTCTGCATGGACTACTCCTTACCCCACGTAGGGTAGCTCCTAGAAGCTTGGAGCTTTTGTCTTTTAGGCTTTTCTTCGTAAAATACTACTTTTAAATGTAATGCAGACATAAAACATGAtgaaacataaacaatatatgTTTAAAATAGGTTTAATCTAGAGTTTTGGTGCTCGGGGTGATACCTTTTGATGATTAAGGTAAAAATGATGGTTTTGAGAGTGAGAAGGGTTTTGCAAGCTTCTTGACACCAAGAGGAACTTCAAATGACTCCTGGAATAAACAAAGTAACcctataaaataacaaaatcatgaaaaaaaagagttg
The nucleotide sequence above comes from Ricinus communis isolate WT05 ecotype wild-type chromosome 6, ASM1957865v1, whole genome shotgun sequence. Encoded proteins:
- the LOC8289306 gene encoding uncharacterized protein LOC8289306 translates to MAAPYIRNSLSLRPCVKHFSHSHPLRPADVKEDEEIICFGCELDLSGSAYKCSKSKCVFLLHKSCFELPKELQHDSHSEHLLTLLPSPPQDDSKFTCNACGDYGTAFAYHCAVCRFNLHVGCAFLPKNIKHVDHSHPLTLFYSSLMERGSTSFTCDACRKKVSQGYWIYYCPECDYGTDLACTIPEC